TGAAGACAGGTGTTGTGTCCAGAGTTCTCATGTCATTGGAGGTGGGGAGACTGCCTGTTCTAGACAAAGGAGATGCATGGCCATGCCTCTGGCAACACAGAGACCCTCCCAATATTGCTGTCAGGTTTCTGCACAGGCCTCTACATGCATAGCTTTCTCCAGAAGCTTGAACTATGCACAATTGGCAGGCAGAGGTGGGGTGCTCAAAAGCATGGTTTTTCTACATACTAATATTTGAAGGTGTGCTGTGTATGAAACAATAGTGCCTTATTGTGGATATTTTCAAGGCACTTAAGCTTCACCTCTCACCCCAGGTGCCTCAAGCCCTTTTCCAGACTATTTTGGAATCTTAAGAGCCAGGAgtaccatatttacttgaatgtaatgtgccatcgaatctaatgcgcaccctcATTTTCATGGcataatttggcaaaaaaaggtGCGCATTACATTCATGTAAATACGGTATGTGGAACAGAGGAAGCAGCCTTCCTTATACCAGGTCATCTAGCTCTGTACTAGGCTCTCCAGCACTAGAGTTCACCTGGCACCTGCTCTTTTTCTAAGTGGAGAGTGTAAGGACCTGAATGTGTGCCGTCACAAAGTATGATCAATACATGTACACATTATGTAACATGAAAATGAATGCTGAATTTATCAGCATGTAGAGCATCCTGAACCCATTTTCAAGAAAGCTGTGTAAACATTAAAACACATGTGCATAACACTTTTATTCTGCTTTCACCACAGCGGGGAAGGTGAAAAGAGCATGTCAGGATAagcctcctgctcctccctcgGCAGAGAACATCAGTCTTTCACATTCTGTctgcatcttcatctgccagtcttaTTAGGAGCGATGGGTGACGAGTATTCTACAGTAGCGATCCAGGCATCTAAAGCAGCAATTGGTTTCTGGAACTGGGTTGGGTCATAACACTAGACCCCCACCCGTGAATTCCATGCGCTGGCCATAAAAAGAAGAAAGTGTTGTCAATAAACCTGAGCAAGCATCATCATAGCTCCACTGTCCTTAAAGGCCCCCAAGCACTGGGACAAAGTAAGACAATGTTAAACATCCTACCATCACTGCTTTAGTTTTTAAGCACTGAGATTTTGTAGCAATGAGAATCCAGAAGGGACTGAAGTGCTGTTCCATGGACACTGGTACAAAACATCCCCATCCCTCAGCCTTTTAGGGTAACCATGGACAGTTAGAACATGTCATCTGAGTGGGGAAGGAGAAGATCACCTCCATTCACAAACATGTATTCAAAATGTCAGACCCTCCATACTCACCTCAGGTGGCTCAATAAAAGCTAGCCAATCGGAGGCATGAGTTGGCAGCAGTCCCATTGATTGGCATTTGTAAACCGCCAAGGCCAACCCTAAAAAGTTGCCAATTAGGTACACCAGGCCCTGCAAGAACTTCTGGCTTGAACTCTCAAGTAATTTGAAGGCTGTGGGGACAGCAGAAAATTAAGTCAGAGGCAGACCACAAACACGCAGCACAGGGCCAGCTTGCTGGCCTATTTTCACTTCTGAATATTCAGTCAAGGTACTAACTACAACAGAGTTAACCTCTGTTAGCATGTTAGGAAACTATCCACACAGAGACAGAAAAGATCACCAGCCACGAATTTCTGCCCTAGAGAGTTTAACCATTCAGTCGCACAACAATGGATGAACCCAGTTAAGCATTTCCTACTGCTGAGGAAAGTTAGTGAGCAGAAAGTTCGTCAAGCATTAGGTATTTATACTGAAGAATCCTCTTCTGAACACCCACACTTCAGATGAAACTGGCAGTCTATGAATTCTCCAGGCCTATGTATAGCATTTTAAAACAGACTACACAGTGCATAGCATTCTCCACTTCTATTGCCACTAGATGATTACTTAACTTCAATAACAGATTTGCAAGAACCCCTGAGATCTGCAACTTTTACCTGGTATGTCCAAACCACCACTACAAATGTACATTTgtacatttttgtattattttctcCTAATTACTTGTTATCCTCTAGAGGTTCACAggggcatatactgtatataaattcccACCACATTTATCCTTGCAGCAACCCTGTGCATCTCTAGTGGATAAATTCACGCACACATACCTCATTCACACAACTGTTCCTGGATGGCCATTTGGGGATTGTATGAAATAATGGGAATAACCATTGCTTGCACCAAACCACCATACCTTGCCCCTTACGTCTAGCTATGCACGTGCAAGAACCCTCGCTCAATGGAGGAATCCTTCAATTCCTCATATACACTGATGCaatccaaactgggagcagttTTACCATCCCTTCTGTTGGTGTGTACAGGACTATTCTGCATTTGCCTCAAATTCCCAGAATGCAGTGTCTCTTCAACTGGGATCACAGACAAATCTCATGAGGCAAGAAATGAAGGAAGCTTGGGATAAAAATACAGTTGATGAAAATACACTTACTGGCAGAGATGGACATGAGTGCTTGGATGGGCCTCCAGGCCATCATACAGACCATCATAGTGGGGAAGATGGAGATTGTATTGCCTGCCATGTACATGATAAATAAGTTCATAGGGATTTGCTTCAGGGGGCCCAGAGCGATATCCCAGCAGCGCTGAAAAggtggaagagaaaagaaagtagaATCAAGGAGCAAACTATTCACGTTCACCTTGCCTTCTTCAAAACTCACATGAAGAGGGTATCTGGTTCCAGTGTTCTGCTCAGCACAGAATACCAAGAGATCCAGTGGCCAGCCCCCCCTTCTTTTACTGCACTACCTTTTCTACTAGGATGCGATCCGTTTCCTGGACACTTGTGTCTGGCACCTGCTTGTCTGAGTAGCCGATGGGATAGAGGGTGTCTCCCTGGCCACCGCTCCGGTCACTCCGGCCTCTGGCAAGAGAAAGGGATGGGTGACATCTGAGCTAAATTCATATACCTGCCAGAGACAGAGCTACCCCTGGAATCAAGCTACCTGCTTAcactgggagatgatatatagaCCTCCAGTTCAGTACATACCTGCTCCCACTGCCTGGACCACTCAACTCAATGGCCCATTTGAAACGCCGTCCGCGGTTGGTAACTAGCCCCCCAGGGGTGCTCATCGCTGCCTAAGGGAGAAAAGAAGGCATAGACAGACACTAAAAGAGAACCTCAACCAGAGGTTGAAGACCTAAGCAGCTTGACCCTTCCACATAACTTCCAGTGACTCCCAGGAAATCACAAGCTTCTCCAGTGCACCTTGCCTCTTCCCATCTCCAGCTCTGATAAACCAATCATTTCTCAAGTTAGGGGCTAACACTGAAATGGAACCCAAGAGGACCCTGGGTTTGTATGTCATGTCGGCTGAAGATTCCCGAAGTGGTTTAGGATGAATTGCAAGGTCTCAGCTTCAATTCCTTATCTCCAAAACAACGTGAAGTGCATCATATAGAATGCAGGATGAAATGTCAACAGCAGCCTAAGCCGCTCTTCTCTGTCCCAATTCCACACACCTTGCACACTCTGATAAAACTATCCATTTCACTTGTGCAATAGTATTTCTGACCATCTAACAAATCCACCTTCAAACTTCCCTGCTTCTCGTTCACCTATTTCTCTGCATCCTCAAATCACTTGTCCCTCACAATCCATATAGGAATCTTACCAAATCCATCCTTTAAACCGATAAATGCCCCCAGTCTCCCACCTACTGACCTGATAAAACATTCAGTCTGCTCTCCCAGACTACAGTCCGAGCTGTCGTGGGGCCTCCCTGACACCTTCGAAACACCCCCATTCTCAGCTTCCCAAACAGTTATGAAAGTCTGATCCTATTCCTTTCTCAGGGTTGTCAGTACCATTAGGCAGAAATAGCTTATTGTGATTATTGTGAGTGTTGTGACAGCCCATTGCTGTTGATACCTGCTGTACTATTATATGCAATGATTACTGGGGATGTGTCACCCAGGGTCTGCTTAcagatttattgtttattattattattattttactgattGCAGCAAAACATCTTAGGCCAGCCTGGCCCTCCTTTAAATCCAACTCATGCATCCCATGACTGTattcctttctccttctcttccattGACCCACAAACCCCATCGAAAGCTTGGGGAGAGGACACTTTCCACCATCAAGCTTTCCTAATCCACCATCACTGCTAttccaaataacattcttgctggGTTGATCACGTATCAGTTTTTGCTCACTGTCAAGCCTGCTTGGAGGCCTGGTGTCAGGCCTAAAGGCAGGATGCTCCAAGCACGAAGAGCAGCTCACTTTCAGCATATAATCGGCATTACATGCAGCACATTTAGGTTTGGACTGAGGTGAGAGAGAATTAAAGTAATAATACGCATTGTCCCATCCctccagaattattattattattattagggggagAAAAAGATAAAGGAACGAGATAATATCTGGACTCGTTGCTGTTGTCACTAAGAGGGGAACTGCAGCTTCAGGCGAAGGAGCCAGTGGGGACGAACAAAGATACCACCCCCTCCAAATCAGAAACGTCCTTCCCTGCAACAAAACCTGCTGGGCCCTCGGAACAGTCCCTGAACAGGATCCTACCTTTGACGTCCTCGCTGCCTCTTCGGAAACACTCTCGCCCCGCTGCCTCTATTGCCCTGGCCGCTTCCTGTTCCTGTTTCCGGTGATGTCACAAGCGTGGAAACCATGGCAACCCCTCTTCCCAATTTTCTCGCCCTTTAGGAGAGAAAACGATTCTCCAATAGTAAAAAATAATTTGCTTCGTCGCCCTCCCCCCCGGATatagagaaaaggaaaaggtcGTCAGACACTAAAGCCACCACACAGCCCTTCTTCACTCTTCCGGGTCTACATTAACCCGCTTCCCTCGCGTTCCGCGGATGCCACCATAGAGGTGCCGAAGAGCAGAGCGGAACCATTTGGCTGCCTTTCGGAAGCGAGTCTCTGCCGGAAGTCCGGGCTGCGCGTTTGTCTACCCGCTTGCCTCCCCTCCATCTCTATGGTCTTGATTGATCCGTGGGCTTGTTCAGCGTCCTTCCCCGCCGCGCGTGCGCGCTGCCTGCTTTTTCAGCTATGAGAGTCTTAGTGGGTGAGTTAGAAAGGGGCGTGGGTGGGGGTGGTCCAGAAGACCTTGTTACtgttgctgtattattattattagtagtagtagtattattattatgcaaaagAGGTTTGACTAGCTTTTGTTGCAAAGGAAGCCCGGAGTTGGGTTGCTGTTTGGAAGTTGTGATTTTCAGCCAGCTTTGAGTTGCAGGCAACCAGAGTCCCGGGGGATGATCACCACCAAAGGAGACCCAGTGGAGAGCATGCCCTTCCTCCAGGCGAGCAGACCCCTGAGCAGAATCTGTGGGTTTCATGTCCATTAT
The window above is part of the Zootoca vivipara chromosome 13, rZooViv1.1, whole genome shotgun sequence genome. Proteins encoded here:
- the EMC4 gene encoding ER membrane protein complex subunit 4, producing MSTPGGLVTNRGRRFKWAIELSGPGSGSRGRSDRSGGQGDTLYPIGYSDKQVPDTSVQETDRILVEKRCWDIALGPLKQIPMNLFIMYMAGNTISIFPTMMVCMMAWRPIQALMSISATFKLLESSSQKFLQGLVYLIGNFLGLALAVYKCQSMGLLPTHASDWLAFIEPPERMEFTGGGLVL